One Littorina saxatilis isolate snail1 linkage group LG10, US_GU_Lsax_2.0, whole genome shotgun sequence DNA window includes the following coding sequences:
- the LOC138978769 gene encoding uncharacterized protein — translation MGQEVDPIVSTLWRIIHFLDEEERLWSTSATHDACREDDYWEREEEEEVRPNLRHDDDVKTSTKRSSRERGRSHERKGRSVKSDREMATASPYSNHSPGRGQTPSPKRSPAPAPPKPLRCPSPAPKAVSTNDVLPSDIQGWLTDQLKGRRVWCAVADMLFCVFEKPDSKVSKQVLLLPGCKVRQVEFKTASRDNRLVNAMGRKYKSKTISGVDKFQFWIENGTKRQRLMFGVDTKEELEQWIEVLTRVASVDTDAIAAEDEDAGRLNEETGSDGGRCVRVGGGGGGGDSDSEGILTPRFRSTESLKDPGRSRANTGGSESSLVDACVGRGRSYTPTQNLPRRIDFLSMSLGNARDVSKGSVDDIRRKLRREHEHTQEPKTAPLKATYTAPTTRHRSFFRVSGFESLFSRTKKRSASADDAKGRKPLKDNPPLKSGSTPPSLEMTRKEKRKLTRTGSEELPTEGSDEKMKEGRAFLSRSWDAEKSSRGLGSSIRRSASDLRSRLFSSSDKSRGPGLRLADLSDFRFQGYLHYKGRVRWVKVWAVLCRGCFYGFKSERPEETPLLVFVLPQCTVSYVSDSDTKKTKKQFAFKLSQPHCRSLSLCADNHHDLMTWLQALQLEACKVVAEEDVISVETDVSSVDAFPRVTSAVRRTASSSSSSGVASLSPSLNGNGNSGYWKTKGMRDSTVSEGSNQSFESDESGLVSGSSTLTSSSHLSPEMTSEGNDVSPRTLTPRSAKSSPRNNGGWSLAEELKRRHGLVALEDTNLNLQTDGDNDSSCGSSASQPNTPRRDDALTQVWSKDKGYLLQLIRTKLLRRKKKGGKELADGGSIYNRELARSHEGGLLIQHDEDVLLESNNEVSWKQVSFVLQLFNIFYRTYVDQFLS, via the exons GACTAttgggagagggaggaggaggaggaggttcGGCCAAACCTACGTCACGACGATGACGTCAAAACCTCCACCAAACGATCCAGTCGGGAGCGGGGACGCAGCCATGAACGAAAGGGGCGGAGCGTAAAGTCTGACCGCGAAATGGCCACGGCCTCACCATACTCCAACCACTCTCCGGGGCGGGGACAAACACCGAGCCCAAAGAGAAGCCCCGCCCCCGCCCCTCCCAAACCCTTGCGCTGCCCTAGCCCCGCCCCCAAGGCCGTGTCGACCAATGACGTGCTTCCTAGCGACATACAGGGCTGGCTGACTGACCAACTGAAGGGGAGGAGGGTGTGGTGTGCTGTGGCTGATATGCTCTTTTGCGTCTTTGAGAAGCCAGACTCCAAAGTGTCCAAACAG GTCTTACTGTTGCCCGGATGCAAAGTCCGCCAGGTGGAGTTCAAAACAGCATCACGTGACAACCGCCTTGTCAACGCGATGGGCCGCAAGTACAAGTCCAAGACCATTTCCGGTGTGGACAAGTTCCAGTTCTGGATCGAGAACGGAACGAAGCGACAACGCCTCATGTTCGGCGTGGATACCAAAGAGGAACTGGAACAGTGGATAGAAGTCCTCACCCGCGTAGCTAGCGTGGACACAGACGCCATTGCTGCTGAGGACGAAGATGCTGGGAGGTTGAACGAAGAGACAGGCAGTGATGGTGGTAGATGTGTCAgggtaggaggaggaggaggaggaggagacagtGATTCAGAAGGAATATTAACGCCTAGATTTAGATCCACAGAGAGTTTGAAGGATCCAGGGAGGAGCAGAGCGAACACAGGGGGCAGTGAAAGCAGCCTCGTTGACGCCTGTGTGGGTAGAGGGCGGTCTTACACACCAACACAGAATCTGCCGCGTCGCATCGACTTCCTGTCCATGTCGCTAGGCAACGCGCGTGACGTCAGCAAAGGCTCTGTGGATGACATACGAAGAAAACTTCGAAG GGAACATGAACACACCCAGGAACCAAAAACAGCACCACTGAAGGCCACCTACACCGCTCCAACCACCCGTCACCGTTCCTTCTTCAGGGTgagcgggttcgaatccctctTCAGTCGGACCAAGAAACGCTCTGCATCTGCGGACGACGCCAAGGGAAGAAAACCTTTGAAAGACAACCCTCCGCTGAAAAGTGGCTCCACGCCGCCCTCACTGGAAATGACGCGCAAGGAGAAGCGGAAGTTGACACGCACCGGAAGTGAGGAGCTGCCTACAGAAGGGAGCGATGAGAAGATGAAGGAAGGAAGAGCTTTTTTGTCCAG ATCATGGGACGCCGAAAAGAGTTCGCGAGGCCTAGGGTCAAGCATACGGCGCTCCGCCTCCGACCTGAGGTCAAGGTTGTTCAGTTCTTCCGACAAGTCACGTGGTCCAGGTCTCAGACTGGCCGACTTGTCCGACTTCCGCTTCCAGGGGTACCTGCATTACAAG GGACGGGTTCGCTGGGTGAAAGTGTGGGCAGTGCTGTGTCGAGGCTGTTTCTACGGCTTCAAGTCCGAGCGCCCCGAGGAGACCCCTCTCCTGGTCTTCGTGCTTCCTCAGTGCACAGTGTCCTACGTATCAGACTCCGACaccaagaagacgaagaagcagTTCGCCTTCAAACTCAGCCAGCCCCACTGCCGGAGCCTTAGTCTGTGCGCCGACAACCATCACGATCTCATGACGTGGCTGCAAGCTTTGCAGCTGGAGGCGTGCAAGGTCGTGGCTGAGGAAGACGTCATCAGCGTGGAAACTGACGTCAGCAGCGTCGACGCTTTTCCCCGGGTGACGTCAGCTGTGAGGCGGACGGCctcttcgtcgtcgtcatcggGTGTTGCGTCATTATCTCCGTCTTTGAACGGGAACGGGAATTCAGGGTACTGGAAGACGAAAGGGATGAGGGATAGTACGGTCAGCGAGGGCTCCAACCAGTCCTTCGAATCCGACGAGAGCGGGTTGGTGTCAGGGTCGTCCACTCTGACGTCATCCAGCCACCTCTCACCAGAAATGACATCAGAGGGTAATGACGTCAGCCCTCGCACTCTGACCCCTCGTTCGGCGAAATCTTCGCCCAGAAACAACGGAGGGTGGAGCCTCGCTGAGGAGCTGAAAAGACGACACGGTTTAGTCGCTCTCGAAGACACGAACCTCAATCTCCAGACTGACGGAGATAATGACAGTTCTTGCGGGTCTTCGGCCTCGCAACCCAACACCCCTCGTCGCGACGATGCGCTGACCCAAGTGTGGAGTAAGGACAAGGGATACCTGTTGCAGCTCATCCGGACCAAGCTATTACGACGGAAGAAAAAGGGGGGAAAGGAGTTGGCGGATGGGGGCAGCATTTACAACAGAGAGCTGGCGAGATCACACGAAGGAGGCCTGCTCATCCAGCACGACGAGGATGTGTTGTTGGAGTCTAATAACGAGGTAAGCTGGAAACAAGTTTCATTCGTTTTACAACTTTTTAACATATTCTACcgcacctatgttgaccaatttcTTTCTTAG